The following proteins are encoded in a genomic region of Paenibacillus sp. FSL H3-0469:
- a CDS encoding TetR/AcrR family transcriptional regulator has translation MKDKPYHHGNLRNQLIEAGIKLINSDGISSFSLRKVAAECEVSHTAPYSHFKNIDELVAAMGEHVTGQFMDSLRISIQGQEGKFEAVSRLGQAYIDFFVEHPQYFQFLFYHSGITIDLDNYDTDSYPPFVLFRTTAFEVFRSNGLPETEFTPQLITLWSMVHGITALLTNNGVKYSGNWRDLLELKSIF, from the coding sequence TTGAAGGATAAACCCTACCATCACGGCAATCTGCGCAATCAGCTTATAGAAGCGGGTATCAAGCTAATTAACTCGGACGGCATCAGCAGCTTTTCCCTGCGGAAGGTTGCCGCCGAATGTGAAGTCAGCCACACTGCCCCCTACAGCCATTTCAAAAATATAGATGAACTGGTAGCTGCCATGGGGGAACATGTTACCGGGCAATTTATGGATTCGCTGCGTATCTCCATCCAAGGCCAGGAAGGTAAGTTTGAAGCGGTCTCCCGGCTTGGGCAGGCCTATATTGATTTTTTCGTAGAGCATCCACAGTATTTCCAGTTTCTGTTCTACCATTCCGGCATAACCATTGATCTGGACAATTATGATACTGACAGTTATCCGCCATTCGTCCTGTTCAGGACTACAGCCTTTGAAGTGTTCCGCAGCAACGGTCTGCCGGAGACCGAGTTCACCCCTCAGCTAATCACACTCTGGTCCATGGTGCATGGAATTACGGCATTGCTGACCAATAACGGGGTTAAGTATTCGGGCAACTGGCGCGATCTGCTGGAGCTTAAATCTATTTTTTAG
- a CDS encoding carbohydrate binding domain-containing protein yields the protein MKKNIPALLAAAVMVTGLLSPLGSGGAEAKSALSRLTAPSETTAALQGGSLGASDLKAFTDVKEGSWAAQAVMRWSRSGVISGYGDGSFRPEQQVTRAEFTAIVNRIFGYKDLAAVLPADVPAGAWYKNDIAKAVAAGYLLADADQRIEPAAPLKRGEAVLALQRILRLETERQAKGMYSDLAGAGSAVSAAADAFTAAGYMQGYAGGLFKPDGRITRAELAKLADSLVPELRSAAGEVKLGKVKGNVVLSHEDITLSDSIIEGNLYLTEGIGEGELRLEGVQVKGTTYIRGGGEHSVSLVNSTLGPVQVAKPKGSVRIVASGTTTTGTVYLDSGAILEEGALTGEGFANVVLPAGERAVTLIGNYGVVSTADAAGGNLTLSLSGKLSKLIWGTPGKLVLMNQAQVAELLLTAGARGTTITGSGSFGTVLNQAEAVTAGGIVLKPGSRSNLNLASPQASQPPVAAGGGETATATPAVTATPEPTPTPTPEVTPESTPTPTPVVTPEPTPTPTPVVTPEPTPTLSPTPTPVVTPEPTPTPTPVVTPEPTPTPSPTPTPAPTSDPWSLVWNDEFDDNVIDPAKWTYDLGDGTVVGNPGWGNNELEYYTNDPKNVKEQDGKLVITAHKEAKGGKPYTSTRIKTNGLYSKMYGKFEIRAKAPAGKGLWPAIWMLPENYVYGNWAASGELDIMEGWGSRPNVVAGTIHYGSQWPDNVYSGKEYVLPGGSTIEEFHTYSIEWEPGEIRWYVDGVLFSTKNDWYSKSSGQPAINAYPAPFNQKFHLLMNLAVGGNFDGNPTEETVFPSSMEIDYVRIYELTGREYRQPVPVELEKEPYLEGAKLPLADGNFIYNSGFTEQVEGDPGMGIPNTAHWVMYKDEGADAALSLEPVDGKNFLKVNILKPGGNTYSIQPQAIVSLAKGRFYKLSFDARTDTAREFTARLTGGAPLGFPSYSPAFKAVLTPQLQHYETMFQMKESSDNAARIEFNLGTNASPVWLGNARLEEIGSIPFDHDSAKTPLGSGNHLYNGSFDLGEPDRMSYWHIGTSGGAEVNPQVDTEGRLKLDITGVDSGGSGVTLQQKGIFLVQNQDYKLTFEADSSSARTAVVELSGYDGVVYASQPVQLSAGHQQVEAVFKNFPGASDRLGQFVLSLSGGTGTVLLDQFVLVRTSSYYDPDLTYYPLLNGDFSFGLTSWERLLTEDGGQSTAAAVDGAAKFSITNTGNQAYSVMLFQNNLKAAAGLDYVVEFDASASVARQMGVKAENASYSPSIDKTVELVPEMKHYRFEFRQGTNDTLSLKFLLGKVGGVSVPQSHDIIIDNVRFEIKDAPAKPQELLADSTANRVSQPIELTFIQKAEWSGSIKSVKVNGVTLAEELYDVHPGAIIIQAAAFPAEGSYTITVEAEGYVNASVVQTILANDNNLVVNGSFTGGSSGWSTWSGEGGASSFQVVDGAVEVLITAAGSQAWHTQLYQEKIPLEAGATYELSFRAKSTVPRQIVVEYSGTSAQAAQAKFDITATWATYSTQFSVTNDNPLKLNYLIGATLGEDKTANHTAHTISFDDIVLRKVTDGQGTEPASGTLDNGTFDAQPALKGWTQYFEGAGNAAVQNGELEVSLAFTGSANYAAQVDYRDLKLIQGKSYTLNFSARSDINRVIEVAVEHFGGEYTKYLQTTAAALTGEKQSFSYTFTMNGGTDAGAHLVFLLGLNPGNSPETNAAIEAGNHIYIDDVSLVENP from the coding sequence ATGAAAAAGAATATACCGGCGTTGTTAGCAGCCGCTGTAATGGTTACCGGACTTCTATCGCCGCTGGGGAGCGGCGGGGCTGAGGCGAAGTCTGCTCTGAGCAGGCTGACAGCACCTTCGGAGACAACGGCCGCCTTGCAGGGCGGAAGCTTAGGTGCCAGTGATTTGAAAGCGTTTACCGATGTAAAAGAGGGCAGCTGGGCGGCTCAAGCTGTGATGCGCTGGAGCCGTAGCGGGGTGATCTCCGGCTACGGAGATGGCAGCTTCAGGCCGGAGCAGCAGGTAACCCGGGCAGAATTTACGGCAATCGTCAACCGAATCTTCGGCTATAAGGACTTGGCGGCTGTGCTTCCGGCAGATGTCCCGGCGGGGGCCTGGTATAAGAACGATATTGCCAAAGCGGTAGCAGCAGGGTATCTCCTTGCAGACGCAGATCAGCGAATTGAACCTGCGGCTCCGCTGAAGCGCGGGGAGGCGGTCCTTGCCCTGCAGCGGATACTGAGGCTGGAGACAGAACGTCAAGCGAAGGGCATGTATAGCGACCTGGCGGGAGCCGGCAGCGCAGTAAGCGCAGCGGCGGATGCTTTTACGGCAGCAGGTTATATGCAGGGCTATGCCGGAGGCTTATTCAAGCCGGACGGGAGGATCACCCGGGCCGAGCTGGCGAAGCTGGCGGATTCACTGGTGCCGGAGCTGCGCTCCGCAGCCGGGGAAGTGAAGCTGGGCAAGGTGAAGGGCAATGTGGTGCTGAGCCATGAGGATATTACACTTAGCGACAGCATTATTGAAGGGAATCTCTATCTTACCGAGGGGATCGGGGAGGGAGAGCTCCGGCTGGAGGGAGTGCAGGTGAAGGGCACCACCTATATCCGCGGCGGCGGTGAACATAGCGTGAGCCTGGTGAACAGTACTCTTGGGCCTGTTCAGGTGGCGAAGCCGAAGGGCAGCGTCCGCATCGTTGCCAGCGGAACGACAACCACTGGAACAGTGTACCTTGATTCCGGTGCTATTCTGGAAGAAGGCGCGCTTACCGGGGAGGGCTTCGCCAATGTTGTACTCCCGGCAGGGGAGAGGGCGGTCACTCTTATTGGCAATTATGGGGTTGTATCCACCGCTGATGCTGCCGGAGGCAACCTTACGCTGAGCTTGTCAGGCAAGCTATCCAAGCTGATCTGGGGCACGCCCGGCAAGCTGGTGCTGATGAATCAAGCGCAGGTGGCGGAGTTGCTTCTTACAGCTGGTGCCCGGGGCACTACGATTACGGGCAGCGGCAGCTTCGGCACCGTGCTGAATCAGGCCGAGGCTGTAACAGCCGGCGGCATCGTGCTCAAGCCGGGCAGCCGCAGCAATCTGAATCTGGCCTCGCCGCAGGCCAGCCAGCCGCCTGTTGCTGCGGGGGGCGGAGAGACGGCGACAGCTACACCGGCTGTCACGGCAACGCCGGAGCCGACGCCAACACCAACGCCAGAGGTTACGCCTGAGTCAACGCCAACACCAACACCAGTGGTTACGCCGGAGCCAACGCCAACACCGACCCCAGTGGTTACGCCGGAGCCAACGCCAACACTGAGTCCGACGCCGACACCAGTGGTTACGCCGGAGCCAACGCCAACACCGACCCCAGTGGTTACGCCGGAGCCAACGCCAACACCGAGTCCGACGCCGACCCCAGCGCCGACCAGTGATCCGTGGAGTCTGGTGTGGAATGATGAATTCGATGACAATGTCATTGATCCGGCGAAGTGGACCTATGATCTCGGAGATGGCACCGTTGTCGGGAATCCGGGCTGGGGCAATAATGAGCTGGAGTATTACACAAATGATCCGAAGAATGTGAAGGAGCAAGACGGCAAGCTGGTCATTACCGCACATAAAGAGGCAAAGGGCGGGAAGCCGTACACTTCTACCAGAATCAAGACCAATGGATTGTACAGCAAAATGTACGGCAAATTCGAAATTCGGGCGAAGGCACCGGCAGGCAAGGGGCTGTGGCCCGCGATCTGGATGCTGCCGGAGAATTATGTGTACGGCAATTGGGCGGCCTCCGGGGAGCTGGATATTATGGAAGGCTGGGGCAGCCGTCCGAATGTAGTTGCCGGAACGATCCATTATGGTTCCCAGTGGCCGGACAATGTCTATTCCGGCAAGGAATATGTACTGCCGGGCGGTTCCACCATTGAAGAATTCCACACCTACTCCATAGAATGGGAGCCGGGAGAGATCCGCTGGTATGTGGACGGGGTACTGTTCTCTACCAAGAATGACTGGTACAGCAAAAGCAGCGGCCAGCCGGCTATCAATGCTTATCCGGCACCGTTCAACCAGAAGTTCCACCTGTTGATGAATCTGGCAGTCGGCGGCAACTTTGACGGTAATCCTACGGAAGAAACGGTATTCCCGAGTTCCATGGAGATTGACTATGTCAGAATCTATGAGCTGACCGGACGCGAATACCGGCAGCCGGTACCGGTGGAGCTGGAGAAGGAGCCTTATCTGGAAGGGGCTAAGCTGCCGCTTGCGGACGGGAACTTCATTTATAATAGCGGTTTCACAGAGCAGGTAGAGGGAGATCCCGGGATGGGCATCCCGAATACAGCCCACTGGGTAATGTATAAGGATGAAGGCGCGGATGCAGCGCTGTCCCTGGAGCCCGTAGACGGCAAGAACTTCCTGAAAGTAAACATCTTGAAGCCGGGCGGTAATACTTATTCGATCCAGCCGCAAGCTATTGTCTCGCTGGCGAAGGGAAGATTCTACAAGCTAAGCTTCGACGCCAGAACGGATACGGCGAGGGAGTTCACAGCCCGGCTGACCGGCGGCGCACCGCTGGGCTTCCCGTCCTATTCTCCGGCGTTCAAGGCGGTGCTGACCCCGCAGCTTCAGCATTACGAGACCATGTTCCAGATGAAGGAGAGCTCGGACAATGCCGCGCGGATTGAGTTCAATCTGGGGACCAATGCTTCTCCGGTCTGGCTTGGCAATGCTCGGCTTGAAGAAATCGGCAGTATTCCCTTCGATCATGATAGCGCCAAGACGCCACTCGGCAGCGGCAACCATCTCTACAACGGCAGCTTCGATCTGGGCGAGCCGGACCGGATGAGCTATTGGCATATCGGCACTTCCGGAGGTGCGGAGGTTAATCCGCAGGTTGACACTGAAGGCCGCCTGAAGCTGGACATTACAGGCGTGGACTCTGGCGGCAGCGGGGTTACGCTGCAACAGAAGGGGATCTTCTTGGTGCAAAACCAGGATTACAAGCTGACCTTCGAGGCAGATAGCTCCTCCGCACGGACAGCAGTAGTTGAACTGAGCGGTTATGACGGCGTTGTCTATGCTTCCCAGCCGGTTCAGTTGAGTGCGGGACATCAGCAAGTTGAAGCGGTGTTCAAGAACTTCCCGGGGGCCAGCGACCGCCTTGGACAATTCGTCCTGAGCCTTAGCGGGGGCACCGGAACGGTGCTGCTGGATCAATTCGTACTGGTACGCACCAGCTCCTATTATGACCCTGATCTGACCTATTACCCGCTCTTGAACGGGGATTTCAGCTTCGGGCTTACGAGCTGGGAGCGGCTGCTGACAGAAGACGGCGGCCAGAGCACTGCGGCAGCAGTGGACGGGGCAGCGAAATTCAGCATTACGAACACCGGTAACCAGGCGTATTCGGTGATGCTTTTCCAGAATAACCTCAAGGCTGCGGCGGGCTTGGATTACGTGGTTGAATTCGATGCCAGTGCCAGCGTGGCGCGGCAGATGGGTGTGAAGGCAGAGAATGCGAGCTATTCCCCTTCCATCGATAAGACAGTGGAGCTGGTGCCGGAGATGAAGCATTACCGGTTCGAATTCCGGCAGGGTACGAATGATACGCTATCATTGAAATTCCTGCTCGGCAAGGTGGGTGGGGTGAGTGTTCCGCAGAGTCATGACATCATCATCGACAATGTGCGATTCGAGATCAAGGACGCCCCGGCGAAGCCGCAGGAGCTGCTCGCAGATTCCACAGCCAACCGGGTATCACAGCCGATTGAGCTGACCTTCATCCAGAAAGCAGAATGGTCGGGCAGCATTAAGTCCGTTAAAGTGAATGGCGTAACACTTGCGGAGGAGCTGTACGATGTACATCCGGGAGCAATTATAATCCAGGCTGCCGCCTTCCCGGCAGAGGGAAGCTATACCATTACCGTGGAAGCTGAAGGTTATGTTAACGCTAGTGTGGTGCAGACCATACTGGCGAATGATAACAATCTGGTCGTCAACGGATCATTCACCGGCGGCAGCTCAGGCTGGTCCACCTGGTCCGGCGAAGGCGGAGCCTCGTCCTTCCAAGTGGTGGACGGAGCAGTGGAGGTGCTGATTACGGCGGCCGGGTCACAAGCCTGGCACACCCAGCTCTATCAGGAGAAAATCCCGCTGGAAGCCGGCGCAACCTATGAGCTGAGCTTCAGAGCGAAGTCTACCGTTCCCCGGCAGATTGTCGTAGAGTACAGCGGAACCTCTGCCCAGGCGGCGCAGGCGAAGTTCGATATTACAGCTACGTGGGCGACTTACAGCACACAGTTCAGTGTAACCAATGACAATCCGCTGAAGCTGAATTATCTGATCGGCGCCACGCTGGGTGAGGATAAGACGGCTAACCATACGGCGCATACGATTTCTTTTGACGATATCGTGCTTAGGAAGGTAACGGATGGACAGGGGACTGAACCTGCCAGCGGCACACTGGATAACGGCACATTCGATGCCCAGCCGGCTCTTAAGGGCTGGACCCAGTACTTCGAGGGCGCCGGAAATGCCGCAGTCCAGAATGGGGAGCTTGAGGTGTCACTGGCCTTCACGGGATCAGCCAACTACGCCGCCCAGGTAGATTACAGGGATCTGAAGCTGATTCAGGGTAAAAGCTACACCTTGAACTTCAGCGCCCGTTCGGATATCAACCGGGTGATTGAAGTAGCAGTCGAGCATTTCGGAGGGGAGTACACGAAATATCTGCAGACAACCGCCGCTGCATTAACAGGCGAAAAGCAGAGCTTCAGCTACACCTTCACCATGAACGGCGGAACGGATGCAGGTGCTCATCTGGTCTTCCTGCTGGGGCTGAATCCCGGCAACAGTCCAGAGACGAATGCCGCTATCGAAGCGGGCAATCATATCTATATTGATGATGTCAGTCTGGTCGAGAACCCGTAA
- a CDS encoding LacI family DNA-binding transcriptional regulator — MNIKKIAEMAGVSVSTVSKIMNNYSDVSEKTKRRVLEIIEQTGYTPSSSAKTLATKKSNLIGVIFAGELNVEFTHPFFVEVLNSFKKQMGVLGYDLIFFSNEKFINSGDYYSRCLHFHVDGCVIISGEQMEPAIQELDRSPIPCIGVDLELTGKKSGYVMSDNYQIASKVVEHFYLLGHRELGFIGSTADSDISNLREAGYVRAIAGFGLVMNPNWFVHGNDFFEPSGYAAMNSLIALGDLPKAVFAASDLLALGAVRALKEQGLRVPEDVAIIGCDDIEACKYTSPTLTTIRQNKERLGVLAAHMLFDLINNQSEGGSFVVEPALIVRESCGSGLKQLNH, encoded by the coding sequence ATGAATATCAAAAAAATTGCTGAAATGGCCGGGGTCTCTGTATCGACTGTGTCCAAAATCATGAATAATTACAGCGATGTTTCCGAAAAAACGAAACGAAGAGTGCTTGAAATCATCGAACAAACCGGATATACCCCCTCAAGCTCCGCCAAGACGCTGGCTACCAAGAAGTCGAATCTGATCGGGGTTATTTTTGCCGGTGAGCTGAATGTGGAATTTACCCATCCTTTTTTTGTAGAGGTGCTGAATTCGTTCAAGAAGCAGATGGGGGTGCTGGGGTACGACCTGATCTTCTTCTCGAATGAGAAGTTCATTAACAGCGGTGATTATTACTCGCGTTGCCTGCATTTCCATGTGGACGGCTGTGTCATTATCTCGGGAGAGCAGATGGAGCCTGCCATACAGGAGCTGGACCGGAGCCCTATTCCCTGCATCGGGGTAGACCTGGAGCTGACCGGCAAGAAGTCCGGCTATGTCATGTCAGACAATTACCAGATTGCCTCCAAGGTGGTGGAGCACTTCTACCTGCTCGGACACCGGGAGCTTGGCTTCATAGGCAGTACAGCGGATTCAGACATCTCTAACCTGCGGGAAGCAGGGTATGTCAGAGCCATTGCCGGCTTCGGCCTGGTCATGAATCCTAACTGGTTCGTGCATGGCAACGATTTCTTTGAGCCCAGCGGTTATGCGGCAATGAATTCGTTAATTGCATTGGGAGATTTGCCAAAAGCGGTCTTCGCCGCCTCCGATCTCCTCGCCCTCGGCGCTGTCCGCGCCTTGAAGGAGCAGGGTCTGCGTGTTCCCGAGGATGTGGCTATCATCGGCTGTGACGATATCGAGGCCTGCAAGTATACCAGCCCTACGCTGACTACCATCCGCCAGAACAAGGAACGCCTGGGTGTGCTCGCCGCCCATATGCTGTTCGATCTCATCAATAACCAGTCTGAAGGCGGCTCGTTTGTCGTTGAACCGGCGCTGATCGTCCGTGAATCCTGCGGCAGCGGGCTGAAACAATTGAACCACTGA
- a CDS encoding ketoacyl-ACP synthase III, translating into MTGAKITAIGSYVPARRLTNQDLEQMVDTNDEWIVQRTGIRERRISREDEYTSDLCAAAALDMMKRYGKSVQDVDMVLVATSTPDFSFPSVASIVQNTLGIPLTAGAIDLSAACAGFVYALHTAHALVSSGLHHKVLVIGADTLSKITDYTDRSTCILFGDGAGAVLVESGGAKDDFMGYHLGSDGSGAQHVYRTGLAEKVNGVELSATGLLVQNGREVFKWAVRTVPQGVQQVLKNAGAGLAEVDWFIPHSANLRMIEPICERLNYPLEQALYSLEAFGNTSAASIPLALDLGIREGKVRSGQQVLLYGFGAGLSHAGQLVRLSLDPQVAEPASL; encoded by the coding sequence ATGACAGGTGCAAAAATAACAGCGATCGGCTCTTACGTGCCGGCCCGCAGACTTACGAATCAGGATCTGGAGCAGATGGTGGATACTAATGATGAGTGGATTGTGCAGCGGACCGGGATCCGGGAGCGCAGAATCAGCCGCGAGGATGAATATACCAGTGATCTGTGTGCAGCCGCCGCCTTGGACATGATGAAGCGATATGGTAAAAGCGTACAGGATGTCGATATGGTGCTTGTGGCGACCAGTACCCCTGATTTTTCTTTTCCATCTGTGGCCTCGATTGTACAAAATACCCTTGGCATTCCGCTGACTGCGGGAGCGATAGATCTGAGCGCTGCCTGCGCCGGATTCGTGTATGCTCTGCATACGGCTCATGCGCTGGTGTCTTCGGGACTGCATCATAAGGTGCTGGTCATTGGTGCCGATACGCTGTCCAAGATCACAGATTATACGGACCGCAGTACCTGTATTCTGTTCGGGGATGGTGCAGGGGCTGTGCTGGTGGAGAGCGGCGGGGCGAAGGATGACTTCATGGGATACCACCTCGGCAGTGACGGAAGCGGAGCGCAGCATGTCTACCGCACAGGGCTGGCTGAGAAGGTGAACGGAGTGGAACTCTCCGCGACAGGGCTGCTGGTGCAGAATGGCCGGGAAGTGTTCAAGTGGGCGGTCCGTACGGTTCCGCAGGGAGTACAGCAGGTGCTGAAGAACGCCGGAGCAGGTCTTGCGGAAGTAGACTGGTTCATCCCGCACAGCGCCAATCTGCGGATGATTGAACCCATCTGTGAACGGCTGAATTATCCGCTGGAGCAGGCACTATACAGTCTAGAAGCCTTCGGCAATACCTCGGCGGCCAGTATTCCGCTTGCGCTTGATCTGGGTATCCGCGAAGGGAAGGTGCGCAGCGGCCAGCAGGTGCTGTTGTACGGATTCGGTGCGGGTCTTAGTCATGCAGGTCAACTGGTCAGGCTGTCGCTGGACCCTCAGGTAGCTGAGCCTGCCTCGCTGTGA
- a CDS encoding flavodoxin family protein — MRTIIHDLQEQEFKGWLGDMAQEEVTVISDSGAIHSCMGCFGCWTRTPGTCVIKRDGYDNLGELFSRSDELTIISKCMYGSYSPFVLNVLNRSISYVLPYFVTKDGATRHRSRYDHQFTLSVHFYGNDITEAEQDTARRLVAANSMNLYSAGNNVFFHTSPQSIKEVLQ; from the coding sequence TTGAGAACGATCATACACGATCTGCAGGAGCAAGAATTCAAGGGCTGGCTGGGGGATATGGCACAAGAGGAAGTAACGGTCATCTCGGATAGCGGTGCAATTCATTCATGCATGGGCTGCTTCGGCTGCTGGACCCGGACTCCCGGGACATGCGTCATTAAGAGAGATGGCTACGACAATCTGGGCGAGCTGTTCTCGCGCAGTGATGAACTTACGATCATCAGTAAATGTATGTACGGCAGCTATAGCCCCTTTGTGCTGAATGTGCTGAACCGGAGCATTTCCTACGTCCTTCCCTATTTTGTAACCAAAGATGGAGCCACCCGTCACCGCAGCCGCTATGATCACCAGTTCACACTCTCGGTACATTTCTACGGCAACGATATTACGGAGGCTGAGCAGGATACAGCGAGAAGGCTCGTTGCAGCTAATAGCATGAATCTGTATTCGGCAGGCAACAACGTATTTTTCCATACCAGTCCGCAGAGCATTAAGGAGGTCCTGCAATGA